The window TTGTTGAGAACTATTGTATGACAGTCTCTCCAGAGCTACGTACTCCATCCTACGCCTGAGAGACAGTTCCACCGGCGTCGACAGACCCTTTTATCTGTTCCTTCTTACCGAGAGAAACGTCTCCATCGGCGTTGACAGACCCTTTTATTTGTGCCTTCTTACCGAGTGAAACGTTTCCATCGGCGTTGACAGACCCTTTTATTTGTGCCTTCTTACCGAGTGAAACGTTTCCATCGGCGTTGACAGACCCTTTTATTTGTGCCTTCTTACCGAGTGAAACGTTTCCATCGGCGTTGACAGACCCTTTTATTTGTGCCTTCTTACCGAGTGAAACGTTTCCACCAGCCTCCACAGACTGCTTGACTTTCGCTTTTGAATTAAGAACCACGCAGCCGACGGCATTAATATGGTTGTGAACTATTACGTTTGACAACAGCTCCACAGTCTTGCCTTCGTCAATGGTCTCTTCAGTATCTTCTTGAATTACCAGACGTGGGCCGGCACAAGGATTAGTTACCTCAACTGGTGTCGACCGTGACAGCGATACGCTAAAGTCTCCGGTCGCTGTGTCAACGGCCTCTAAAGTGAACTCAATCTGGTCGGGTTGTTTTGCTGGGTTCACATCGACAGTGAACTTGGCTTCTCTTTCGGAGGGAATCGGCTGCTGTTGGGTGTCGGTAGGAATCGTAACGCCGTCGATATCTTCGGTAAGACTAATATCAACACGCAACCGCTCTGTTGTGTTGTTCGTTACTGTGACGAGTGGGCTCCCAATAGTTGCCTCAACCGGCTTCTCGACATCAACTCCAACGAGCGCAGACGTATCATCAGCGGTGTCGATATTGGTCTCTCGTTTAGCAGCCACATTCGAGAAGGCCCCCGTAACATGGATACTCGCTCCGCTGAGGCCACCGCCCACAAGCGACAGGAGTAATCTTCGTCGACTCAGGAGGCTACTTGACTCGCCTCGACTCCGGTTTCGGTGTTTAGACATGGAAGTGCGCTAGTGTCCGGTACAGCAATAATTTCAATCCGGAGGAATATAACATCTCTTGTCTTCTGGAAGGTGTATAATAGTTTTCTGACATAAACAGTATTCAAGAGAATACTGGTTGAGTAGTTCAGGTCGAGCAATGCTCTGCTGCAGTAACGTAGCAGTGCTATCTAATGGTTGGTACATCGAGATCCGGGACCAGTCGATACCCAGTCACTGTACCGACGGCGGTAGAAACCGTGAGCGCCGTGACTAACTGCGAAACCGGGCCGAGACCAGCGCTTGAAGCCG of the Haloarcula marismortui ATCC 43049 genome contains:
- a CDS encoding polymer-forming cytoskeletal protein, with protein sequence MAAKRETNIDTADDTSALVGVDVEKPVEATIGSPLVTVTNNTTERLRVDISLTEDIDGVTIPTDTQQQPIPSEREAKFTVDVNPAKQPDQIEFTLEAVDTATGDFSVSLSRSTPVEVTNPCAGPRLVIQEDTEETIDEGKTVELLSNVIVHNHINAVGCVVLNSKAKVKQSVEAGGNVSLGKKAQIKGSVNADGNVSLGKKAQIKGSVNADGNVSLGKKAQIKGSVNADGNVSLGKKAQIKGSVNADGDVSLGKKEQIKGSVDAGGTVSQA